TGTTGATGACCTTCCTCATCAGTATAGAAGGCTTTAAATTCAATCTTGCTCACAGAAGGCTTATCTATAATTTCCAGTTTTGTCCACCTATTAATTTCACCCCATTCCTGAAGATCTTTTCTATTATGAAACTGTCTTTTAGCCGGAGATGTGGTTTCCATTAAATACTCTCCATTCGGAATCGCAAATGCAGAAAACCGGGAACGCATTAAAGCTTCAGCGGAAGGAGCATGTTTTTCTCCGGTGTGGTAAGGCTTGCAGCATTCTTCATAAGATTTTCCCGAACAGCATGGACAGTTCATATTTTAAATTTTTATTGAACACAAAAATAAAGATTTTTATCCATGAAATCTTAGTCCGACACATAAAAGGCTATGTTAGAACTTCTACGTTTTTATTTAATAGAAATGGGCTTTAGCCCATTTGATCAAACAAAACCATTTCATCGGCTTTAGCCAAAACTTATAAAAAAGAAGCACCCTTTCGAATGCTTCCTGTAAAATTTATTTTATAAAACCTCTGTTTCTCAATAAAGGCTTGATATCCGGATCATGTCCTGTAAAATCTCTGAATGCCTGATTAAGATCTACGGAATTTCCTACAGAAAGAATATATTTTCTGAAACGGTCTCCATTTTCTCTTGTAAGCCCTCCATTATTTTTGATCCACTCCCATGCATCATTGTCAAGGGTTTCAGACCATAAATAAGCATAATACCCTGCAGAATATCCTCCGCCCCAGATGTGGGCAAAATAAGGGGTGTGGTATCTTGGCGGTACTGTTGCTAAAGTAAATCCATGATTGGATAATGATTGTTTTTCGAAGTCCAGGACAGGGATCAGCTGGCTTTCATTCGTCACTGTATGCCAGTCCATATCGAGAGCGGCGGCAGAAACAAGTTCTGTAGTCATATATCCCTGATTGAAAGTAGCTGCTTTTTTAATTTTTTCCACTAAAGTTTGAGGGATAGGCTGCTTTGTTTCATAGTGGATGGCATAATTTTTCAGAACCACAGGATCTAATGCCCAGTGTTCATTGATTTGAGAAGGGAATTCTACAAAGTCTCTCGGAACGCTTGTTCCTGAAAGTGAAGGATACTTTTGGCTTGCAAACATTCCGTGGATAGAATGCCCGAATTCATGGAACATGGTAGAAACATCATCATAACTGATCAGAGAAGGTTTTCCCGGAGCCGGTTTCTGGTAATTATAGCAGTTTACGATTACCGGTTTTGTTCCTAAAAGATAAGACTGCTCTACAAAGTTGCTCATCCATGCACCCCCGTTTTTAGAATCTCTTGTGTAGAAATCCAGATAATAAATGGCAATAGATTTTCCGTCGTGGTCAAAAACCTCGTAAGTTACCACGTCAGGGTGATAAACCGGAAGATCAGTTCTCTTTTTGAAAGTGAGCCCATAGAATTTTTCAGCGGCATAGAAAACTCCTTTTTCCAGAACAGTAGTCACCTCAAAATATGGTTTGATCTGGTTTTCATCAAGGTCATATTTGGCTTTTCTTACCTGTTCTGCATAGAAGTTCCAGTCCCACGGTTCTACCTTGAAGCCTCCTTTCTGCTGGTCGATGAGGTCCTGGATATCTTTGGCTTCACGTCTTGCCGTTTCTACAGCAGGAGTGGCAATCTGGTTCATTAATTTGGTTGCTGCTTCAGGCGTTTTAGCCATCTGGTCCTGAAGTTTCCATTCGGCAAAGCTTTTCTTGCCAAGAATCTGAGCTTTTTTAAGTCTTAATTTGGCTAATTTTTCAATCGTTTCACGGGTATCGTTTCCATCACCTTTTTCAGCTCTCAGCCATGATGCTTTGAACAGTTTTTCTCTTGTTGCCCTGTTCTTCAAATTCTGAAGAAGAGGTTGCTGAGTTGTATTTTGAAGGGCGAGAAGATATTTTCCCGGTTGTCCTGCGGTTTTAGCATCAGTTGCTGCAGCTTCGATTTCATCGGCGGAAAGTCCGTCCAGTTCCTTTGCATCAGAGAAAAATACACCTCCCTGTTTTCTCGCTTCAAGCAATTTGTTGGCATACTGTGTAGAAAGTGAGGCAAGTTCCTGGTTGATCTGCTTAAGTTTTTCTTTGTCTGCAGCAGAAAGATTAGCCCCTGCAATTTCAAAATTCTGTTTGTAATATTGTACAAGTTTTTTACTTTCAGCATCTAAACCGTCTTCTTTGATGGCCTTGATTCTTTTGTATAAATTTTCATTCAGGTACATTTTATCAGAATGTGCTGCGAAAACAGGAGCATATTCCTCATCCAAAGCCTGAAGGGTAGGATTTGTATTTGCACTTGTAAGATTGGAAAATACAATAGTGGCTCTTTTTAGAACTTCGCCGCTTTTTTCCAAAGCAACAATTGTGTTTTCAAAAGTAGGAGCTTCCGGATTGTTGGCGATTTTTAAAATCTCAGCATCGTGCTGTTTAAGTCCGAAATCGAAAGCAGGTTTGAAATGTTCATTTTTAATTTTATCAAATTCCGGAGCCTCATACTGAAGCTTGCTTTTCTTCATAAAAGGGTTCGAAGATAAGGATGGATCGGTAACAGGAGCCTCCTGTTGAATATCGGTTTTCTTCATTGTAGTACAAGATTGGTTAAGTGCCAGCGCAGAAATTAACAATACCGATGAAATATTTTTCATAAATTAGTTGTTATTAAAGTATAAAGATAATTAAAACTTAATTTATAAAAGCAGTAAACATGAAATCAACAACCCTTTTTATATTTTCAGCCTTCGCACTGATAACCTCATGCAATGAAAATCATAATAGAAGAAACAACGAGAATAATAACAGTCATAGCGACTGGGCAGATAAAGTAATTGACAAAGAAAGCGGCCCGGTAAAAGAGAAAACCTTTAATGGAGATTTTGATGAAATTGAAGTTTCCCAGGCTATAAGTGCTGAAATAATTAAATCTGAAACTGAAAAAGTGGTCATTTCTGCACCGGAAAACATTATCAATGAAATTCTTGTGGACAATAGCGGAGGAAAACTTCATATCCATTATAAAAGTGGGATCAGGGTTATGAATAATCATCATGTGAAGGCCCGGATCTATACCAAAGATTTCACAAAACTTATTGCCAATTCTGCGGCGAGCATCAGTATCAAAGATAAATTTACACAGGATAAGATGGGTATTGAAATATCGAGTGCTTCAAGTGTTTCCGGGGATCTGGAAGCGAACGATTTTGATATTTCGGCGGACAGCAGCAGCAGTTTCAGCGGAAAAGTATGGGCCGTAGATCTTGATGTTGATGCTTCTTCTGCAGCCAGTATTGATATTTCCGGAAAAACGAAGAATGCAGACATCACTTCTTCATCTGCTGCCAGTATTTCTGCAAAAGAAGTTGTTGCAGATAACGTAAAGGCTGAAGCTTCCAGTGGTGCAAGTGTTCAGATCAGTGCTGCATGGTCAGTTAATGCAGAAGCTTCGTCCGGAGGAAGTGTAGATATTTCTAAAAGAGGAGAGCTTAAAAATGTAACCAAGCAGGAAAGCAGCGGTGGAAGTGTAAGTATTCAATAAACTAATGTGAAGTTTCCTCATCATTTTCTTCATCCACTGATGAGGATCCTTCCCAATTCCTGTTATCAAAATTAAGATTGTCATAGGCTAACAATTCCTCCTCTCGCTGGAGGATTTCTTTTGTAGTAAACAGAAGTATCTCATCATCTTCTTTCGCCTTAGCCAGCCTTCTGATCGATGCTTTATCTATAGCCATAAACCTTTGTCCCAGGCGCCTTGCCGCATATTTTCTCATTCCGGTTTCATGAAGGACATCTACAGCCATATCTACGGCAGTTCCTAATGTTTCGCGGTAAATATTTTCAATACCGTTGTTGAGGTAATTGTAAGCATCAATCCTGTTTTTAGCTCTTACGAAAATCCGTACTTTCGGATAATGCTCTCTTACCAGGTCGGCAATAAATTTATTATCGTCTGAATCATCAAGACAGAGCACCAGAATTTCTGCGTCTTCAATTCCTGCAGCCCTTAAAATGGGAATTCTTGTAGCATCTCCGTAATATACTTTAAAACCATAGCTTCTCAACAGTTTTACACGATCAGAATCCCGGTCCAGAACCGTTGCCGAAATTTTGTTTGCCTTTAAAAGACGTCCTACCGTACTCCCAAAATGTCCGAAACCAACAATAATGATCTTTTTCTGGCTTATAGTATTGTCTAGAATACTGAAATCATTATCTGAATCAGGGATTTCTTGAATAAACTTGGGCGTAATGAACTTGTCATTGATGATCAGAAGAATAGGTGTAATACACATTGTAATTGCCGTAACAGCCATCATCTGCGCGTTGAGTTCCGGACTCAGAAGATAAAGATCCGATGCATAGTTGATCAAAACAAATGCAAACTCTCCAACCTGGGAAAGGGCAAATGCATAAAACAAACTCTGCGGAGTATCAATCCTGAAGAACTTTCCGATAGCATACAGAACAACAAATTTAACAGCTAATACTGCAAAAACAGTAGAAAAAATAAACAGAGGATCCTGCTGAATAATATTAAAATTGATTGTAGAGCCTACGCTTACAAAAAATACCGCTAATAATAATCCTTTAAACGGATTGATCTGCGCTTCCAGCTCATGCCGGAATTCACTGTTAGCAAGCATTACCCCCGCAAGGAAAGCTCCCAGCGCGGGCGAAAGTCCTATAGCTACCATCAGTTCAGAAACTCCAATCACTAAAAATAATGAGGAAGCTGTAAGCAATTCCGTCATGCCTGACTTTGAAACGTATCTTAAAAAAGGAACAAACACATATCTTCCCAAAAGAATCAGGATGGCTACCCCTAAAATCACCGTACCCGCCTGCAGCCATTGTGGAAGTTTCTGGATCAGTATCTGTATATCATTATTATGATGGCTTGCTTTATAGTTGGCAATGACCGGAAGAATGGCCAGAATAGGAATCACGGCAATATCCTGAAACAGAAGAGTAGAGAAGGAAGCTTCTCCGGCCATAGTTTTAAAATTATTTTTTTCCTGAAGCGTTTGGAGCACAATGGCAGTAGAAGAAAGTGCAAAGCACATCGCAATAGCAATGGCTTTATCAATTCTCCACCCGGCAATGATGAAAACCAGGAAGAGAAGTGAAATAGAAAGGAGCATCTGTGTAAGACCAAGACCCACGATCTTCTTCCGCATTTCCCAGAATTTTCTGGGTTCAAGTTCCAGCCCTACTAAGAAAAGAAGCATAATCACCCCAAATTCACTGGCATGCATAATGTCGTTAACATCTTTTCCGGTAAGCCTCAGAACATATGGGCCAATAATGATGCCTCCCAGAATATACCCGATTACAGAACTTAGTCCCAATTTTCTGGCCAGCGGAACCATAATAATGGCCACACCTAAGAAAATTAACGTATTCATCGCTAAACTGGACTCCATATATTATTGATTGAGTAGTTCTGTAAATTCTTTCTTATGTAAAATAATGTCTTTTTTGCTTAGTTTATTGGCTTCGTAAACGATTTTAATGTGTTTGATATTAGCTTTAAAAACCTGTAAAGAAACAATAAGTCCACTGATCAGTTCCTCTACAGTATATTGATAAGTTCCGTTTTTATTAAATGATCTTTCTTTTCCACCTGTTGTTATGAGGATATAGACCTCCTTTCCTTCTAATGGGTTGCTTTCCCCTTCCTTCAGCCAGTCTCTATCGAAGACTTCGTCAATCCATAATCTTAGCAATGGTGGTATTCCAAACCATATTAATGGGAACTGGAAAATAAAACGGTCGTAGTTTTTTAATCTTTTTCTTTCCCTGAAGGCGGCAATGTGAAAATCGGGATATTCTTCGTAAAGATCCCTGAGGGTATAATGCTGGTGGCGGACATAGAAATTCATGAGCTCCACATTTGAGTTTGAGTGCTCTAAATAAGGATGTGCAAAAACTACCAGCGTCTTCTTCATAAGCCTGTTTTCAGTAAATATAATGAAAAAATAATGAATAAAAAACGGATTTTATGAGGTTTTATTAATTTTTTAATATATAAAATTAATATAACATTGAAATAAAGCAAAGAAGCGACTTAATTTTAATGTATTACATAAAAAAATCGGGCAATCAGCCCGATTATATTGAATGTTCGTTATATTCTATTACCATCCTCCGGAAGCACCACCGCCTCCAAAGCTGCCTCCACCACCGAAACCGCCAAATCCTCCGCCACCACCGGAACTTCCGCCACCAAAACCGCCTCCTCCGAAGCTGCCCGGGAATGGAAAGAATCCACCGGGATAATTTCTGCGTCCTCTTCTGGTGATGATCACATCATCGTCATCATTATTGCCGCCGCCACGTCCTCCGCCTCTGTTACCAAAAATAATGGCCAGCAGAATGAAGATAACAAAAGCAATGATCAGGATTTTAAACGCACTTCCATTACCGGAAGGTGCTGTATCTTCTACAGGTTTGAATTTTCCCTGAACAGCCTCCATAATTGCTGAGGTACCACGATTGATCCCTTCATACCATTGCCCCTGCCTGAAATTGGGAGTAACAATATAATCAAGAATCTGTCCTGAAACAGAAGCCGTGAGATACTGTTCAACAGCTCTTCCCTGTTGGATAGACATTGTATGGTCTTCTGTAGCAATCAGGAAAACAACACCATTGTCAACTCCTTTTTTTCCGATTTTCCATTGTTCACCGAACATGGTTGCCAGGAAATTAACGTCTTCCCCTTTTGTAGAAGGAATAATAATTACCTCAATTTCTGTGGAAGTAGAGTCCGCAAATTTGATGAGCTTATTGTTCAGTTCATCTTTTTCCTGTTGGGTGAGCAGCCCTGCCTGATCAAACACAGGGTACAGGACCGCCGGTTTTTGCGGAATAGTGTACTGTGCAGATACAAAAGTGTAAAAGCAGAGAAGTATAAATGAAAATACTATTTTAAGAGAACGTAATTTCATTGGAGAGCTGGTTGGGATTTTCTCCTTCAACAGGAAAATATTTTTTTAATTCAAGGCCGGTTTCCAGAATGCCGCTTTTTAAGGCTTTATAATAGTTTCCTTTGGCAAATTCAGCAGCGATGTAGTCGTGCAGGTGATCCCAATACGACTGGTGTACTTTCTCGTGAATCCCGATATCGCCGATAATGGTGAGATATTTCTGTTCGAAATTCACATGGAAAAGCACAGCATTCCTGTCGGCAGTTTTATTCATGCAGAGTTCCTTGAAAACTTCAAATGCAGTTTGTGCGTTTTCAGCTTCTGTGTTCGAGTCAATATGTACCCGGATCTCGCCTGTAGAATGTTGTTCTGCCGACTGTATGGTTTCCACAAGGGAATCAATTTGCTGATTTGTCAGAAAACGGTTCATTATTTAAATACTTCTGGAGCTTTTTCAGCACCGGCTTCAGCTTTGAAGAAAGGTTTTTCTTTAAAGTTGGTAAAATTGGCCAGAATATTATTCGGGAAGGTCTTGATCGTTGTATTATAATCTTTGGCAGCATCGTTATAATAAACCGTTTCGGTTCTGATGCTGTTTTCAATTGCTGTATACTCTCTCTGGAAGTTGATATACTGCTGGTCAGCTTTCAGGTTCGGATAAGATTCCACTACAGCCATTAACCTGCTTAACGCTCCGGATAATTCACCCTGTGCAGCCTGGAATTTAGCCAGATCAGCTTCCGTCATATTCGTTGGGTCAATGTTGATAGAAGTAGCTTTAGAGCGTGCTTCAACAACTTTTGTCAATGTTTCCTGTTCAAACTTTGAATACGATTTAACCGTATTTTCAAGATTAGGAATAAGATTGGCCCTTTTCTGATAAACAGTTTCTATATTAGACCATTTGGAGTTGACGTTCTGTTCTTTCGAAACAAAATTGTTATACCCGTTTTTCCCCCAGAAGAATATTACACCTACAATAATAAGCAGAGCAATACCGATAGTTCCTGCACTTAGGCAGCCTTTATTTTTCATAGTTTATTTTTTTAAATTTTTTTGTGCTAACCAAATATACAAATTATGTGCTAATTTTGTAAAAAATTATTAGAATGACAACAATAGTGGTGGCAATGGGAGAGAAGAACGGGATTGGTTTTGAAAATAAACTGCTGTGGCATCTTCCTAAAGACCTGAAACACTTTAAAGATATTACTTCCGGACATCCGGTAATTATGGGAAGAAAAACCTATGAAAGTATAGGAAAACCACTGCCTAACCGTACCAATATTGTTATTTCCAGGAAAAAAGACTGGTTTGAAGAAGGAATTCTGATTGTAGGAAGCATTAAGGAAGCGGTGAAGTTTGCTAAAAAAATTGATGAAAATGTATTCATTATCGGGGGTGGAAATATTTATGAACAGACCATGGAAATTGTTGATAAACTTGAAGTTACTCTGGTGAAAGCTGATCTTGAGGCAGATACATTCTTTCCGAAGATTGATTTGAAAATCTGGAAAAAAACGGAAGAAACCTGCCATGAAAAAGATGAAAAAAATCAATACGATTTTTGTTTTCAGACATTTGAGAGGATTGAGAATAAATAGTTGTGAAATTCTAACTTCTAATTTCTAGCTTCTGACCTCTAAATTTTCTATCTTTGCACTCTTAAAATTGAACAATGAATAAGTACATAAAAATTGTAATTGCAGCAGTTCTTATCCTTTCAGGGCTTTATATGATGATTTTCACAAGAAGCCTGGGCTGGGGAGTCGTGGTTTTCCTTCTTGCGGCACTGCCTATTTTACTGTTCTTCAAAAATGAATATATCCTTCTTGCCTTCTGGCAGTTGAGAAAGCAGAATATGGAAAAAGCAGCGGAATGGCTGAAAGGAATTACGAATTACCAGTCGCAGCTGCATAAATCCCAGTATGGATATTTCCATTATCTGCTGGGGTTAACACAGGCTCAGGAACATCCTGCAAAAGTGGAGCCTTTAATGAAAAAAGCTTTGGAATACGGATTGAATATGAAGCACGACAGAGCAATGGCCACACTGAACCTTGCAGCAGCAGCCATTTCCAAAGGAAGAAAACAGGAAGGGCAGAAACTTCTTGAAGAGGCAAAAAGACTGGACAGTGCAGGAATGATGACAGACCAGATCAAAATGATGAAAGATCAGCTGAAAATGCCTTCCATGCAGAAACACATGCACAATCCGAATATGAGACAGAGAGGAAAATTCTTCTAAGAAAATATACGATACGAAAAAAGCACCTGATTCAGGTGCTTTTTTATTTTATTAAAGTAAATTATTACATCTCGGAATTTTGATCATAGCCGTAGAATTTAGGCATCTGCCATTGATATTTTACAGCCAGGGTTCTGATAGCAACAATCAGTAAAATGGTAAAGATCTGTATAAATGTATAGGAAAGCGGAATGAATTTCGTCATCAGAAGAAATGCAGAACCTCCGACAATACATGCCGTAGCATAAATTTCTTTCCTGAAAATCAGGGGAATCCGGTTCAGGAGAATATCCCGTATGATTCCTCCGAAACATCCGGTGATCGTACCCAGTGCTACACAGATCAGTGGATGGATATTGGCATTCAGGCCTTTCTGAACTCCGATAATGGTAAATAATCCAAGCCCGAAGCTGTCAAAAATAAACAGGGTTACCTTGAAATTCTTTTCGATAGATTTAAAAATCATCGCAAATATGCTTGTTCCCAGAATTAATGCACAGGTTAGCAGATCGTGCATCCAGAATACAGGAATGTCCAATAGAAGATCCCTTACAGTTCCTCCGCCTACAGAAGTAACGAAAGCAATAATAAGTACCCCGAACGGATCAAGACGTTTCTGCATTGCTGCAAAACTCCCCGACATCGCAAAGGAAACGGTTCCGAGTACTTCTATAGCAAAATTGAACTGTTCGTGCATAATTTATGAGTAATAGGTGATGGGCAATGAGTAATAAAAATTATGCCATTTAAAGTTGGGATAATCTAAATTTATATTTGGTCATAACCTTTACGAGCTCTTCACATTCTGATTTTAAAAATACCATTTTTTCAGAACTTAGGTAATTTAGTTCTTCAATGATTTCGAGCCAAAGTTGAGTTTCATCAATTTCTTCTACAACAATACAGATTTTTGCAAATTTTTCTTTTTCTGATCTTGCTCTTGAAACAGCTCTGTAATTGGCTGCAACTGATGTAGCGGATCTTATGATTTGTTTTCTGATGATGGAAATATCATCAGAATAAGGTAATGAAGATAATGACCTAATTATAAGGATGGAAAAGTTCTTAGTTCTTTCCCGAAAAACCTGGTTGTAATCCATATTGCCCAAATTACTCATTACCGATTACTCATTGCTTATCGTTCTACTCTTACGGAGTCTGGTACCAGCAGTTCATATTCTCCTCCGTGATTGATGATCTCTCTTACAATGCTGCTGCTGATGAAAGACTTTCCGGATGAGGTTAACAGGAATACTGTTTCCAGCTTCTTATGGGCCAGAGTCCGGTTGGTATGGGCAATGGCTTTTTCGAATTCAAAATCGGCAGGATTTCTTAATCCTCTGATGATGTACTGTGCATTTTTTTCAAAGCAGTAATCTACCGTTAATCCTTCAAAATAGTCAACTTCCACATTGGGGAATTCGGCGACGGAGTTTTGAATGAATTCCATTCTTTTTTCCAGAGGAAACATGTACTTTTTCTGGGAATTCTGCCCAATTGCGATAATCAGTTTGTCGAAAAGCGGTGCCGCTCTTTCTATAATATCATAATGTCCCAAGGTAATAGGATCAAAAGATCCGGGGAAAACAGCAATTTTCATATTCTAGTTGTTTTCGTTTGATTTTTCGTAAAACAGCTCTAAATTTTTGATATTTAGGCTGCAGTTATTATTTAGAACCTGATTGGAAGAAAGATTCAGAATCAAATCATTTCTTCCTATTATTTTTGAATTTTTATAAAGCTTTTTAATGGGATGGAACGTGATGGTGCTTTCAAAATTTCCATTTTCATTTTTTTTAATAATTCCGGAAAATAATGTTGTATTGTCCAGAGAAATAATCTCAAAATAGTTTGGAGCCGTTTCATTATTAATGACTACATCGTTTTTTTTGACATAGTTAAAGCATTTTTTTTCATTCAGATAAATGGCATCCGTTGAAAAATTAATACTTTTCGGTTCCATACCACTTTTGGAAACGCCTAAATCAATCATTTTTGTATAGTTCTGGGGCAATGCAAAAAAAGGAATTAATAATAAAACAGAAAATAATTTTGCCATTCCTTACTTATTAAGTGCTTTTTCTACTTCGTTTCCGCAAAGATCCGTGATGGATATTCCATAATGTCTTGCCTGTTGAGGAAGAATGCTGGCAGGGGAGAATCCCGGGTTGGTATTCATTTCAAGCATATAAGGAATGCCGTCCATAAGGATGAATTCACTTCTTGAAAAACCACTCATACCCAGTGAGTTGTAAGCTCTTTTTGAAATTTCTTCCACCCTGATTCTGGTAGCATCATCAATTCTTGCCGGGGTAATTTCTTCTGAAGCTCCTTCATATTTGGCCTCATAATCAAAAAATTCATTGGTAGGAACAATTTCTGTGATTCCCAAAACGATGGTTTCTCCTTTGAAATCTATTACACCTACGGAAACTTCCATTCCGTCCAGGAAACTTTCGATCAGGATTTCATCATCTTCTTTGAAGGCTATTTCTGTAGCGGCAATTAACCCGGATTTATCCTTCACTTTTGAAATTCCCAGAGATGATCCGGATTGGTTGGGCTTAACGAAAACCGGAAGACCCAGGCTTTCAACGATTTCGTCTGTATTGATAGCTTCTCCTTTTCTTAAATAAATGCTTTTGGCAGAAGGAATTCCGTATTTTGACAATACTGCGAGTGTATCTTTTTTATTGAAAGTAAGAGCGCTCTGATAGAAATCACAGCCTGTATATTTCTGTCCGATAGCATCCCAGTAAGCCTGAAGAATTCCGTTTTCACCCGGAGTTCCGTGGATAATGTTGAAACAGGCATCAAATTTCAGCTTTTCATTATTATCTAATGTCACTGAAAAATCACCGCGGTTGATTTCATGTTTTTTATCGTTTTCACCTAAAAAATACCACTCATCTTTAAGGATAACCACCTTGTATACATCATATAGATTTCTGTCCAGAGAATCGTAGATCAACTGGCCGCTTTTTAAGGAAACCACATATTCGTCCGAATAGCCTCCCATAACAACGGCAACACTTTTTTTGCTCATAACCATTATAGTATCAATTAAGGCAAATTTAATCATTTTATGTAATGCAATAAGGGAAATTCAGAAATTTTAAAATTGAAAATGAATTGTGTTAAATAAAAGCACATTTAAAATTATTAGCTATATTTGCCGTTATAATTAAAGTATTTTTAAGTATGCTTAAATCACTTTTCAATTGGAAAGTTTTACTGAATTTAGTAGTCGCCATCGGTATTTTTGTGGGGTTGGTGTGGGTTACTTTCCGTTGGTTGGAATATCATACCAATCATGGTCAGGAAATTCCTGTACCCAATGTTATTAATAAATCGGTCTATGATGCCGTAAAAATATTAGAGGATACCGGGCTGGAATATGAAGTAGACAGTGCCGAGTATAATCCTAAATATAAGCCTTTCCAGGTTTTAAAGATGCACCCTTTATCCAGTTCACGGGTGAAACCGGGATCATTGGTAAGAATTGTGGTGAATCCAAGAACATGGGCGCCTATTACCGTTCCTGACGTAATCAATAAATATTCGGGGCTGGCATTCCAGAGACTGGATCAGGTGGGGCTTAAAATTGGTGATACCATCTATGAACCGAGTATTCAGAAAGATGCTCTTTTAAGAGTATTGTATAAAGGTAATGCTGTTAATCCGGGATCACGCCTTCCGAGATTCTCTATAATTGATGTTGTGGTGGGATCCGGACCTATGAGAAATATTTCAATTCCTAACGTGGTAGGGCTTTCGGTGAAAGAAGCCAGAGCTGTTATCGCAAAAAACCTGTTTGAAGTAGGTCTTATAGAACATGAAGATGGAAGCAAAGATGAATCTGATATCATTTATTATCAGGATCCGGCTTCAGGAGACGTAAGAGATCAGGGAATGCAGATTGACCTTTGGGCAAGTAAAAGAACACCTGCTGAGCTTAGAGCTAAAGTAGAACAGCTGAACTCAATTTACCGTATGAAAGTAGATACTTCACTTCCTCCGGTGCATTATGATGAAGTTCCTACCAGCCGCCCGGAACCAAGCTATGATCCGCCTGCAGCAGCACCTGTACCAAAAAAAGAAGTTCCTAAACATGAACCAGCTAAAACAGAACCTGCCAAGACAACTAACGCAGCTACTGGAACTAAACCTGCCGGAACTGTAACAGAAAAACCTAAAACTGCAACAACAAATAATCAGAGTTCAGGAAATAAGCCTGCAACACCTGCGAGTACAACACAGCAGCCAGCTCAAAAGCCAAAAGCTAAAAAAGTAGTAGTAGAATAATAACGGTTTATGATATAAAATATAGGCTTCAACTGCAAAATGTTGGGGCCTTTTGCGTAAAAAGATAAAATATGGCAGAAGATAACGAAGATTTTTTTGATGAAGAATTATTAGAATCCGACAGTCTCGAAAATATCGATATTGATGAAGAGAATAAAGGACTGTATGAGCACCTTAATATCACAGTGGATAAAAAACAGGAGCCGTTAAGGATTGATAAATTCTTATTAATCTACAGGCAAAACTCTTCCCGGAATAAAATTTCCCAGACCTGCAGAGCGGGGAATGTTATTGTAAACGGAGCGCCTGTAAAACAGAACTATCGTGTAAAGCCGGGCGACCAGATTTCAGTGCTTCTTACCCATCCGCCGAGAGAAAATGTGATTATTCCCCAGGATATTCCTGTGAATATTAT
Above is a genomic segment from Chryseobacterium shigense containing:
- a CDS encoding TPM domain-containing protein yields the protein MKLRSLKIVFSFILLCFYTFVSAQYTIPQKPAVLYPVFDQAGLLTQQEKDELNNKLIKFADSTSTEIEVIIIPSTKGEDVNFLATMFGEQWKIGKKGVDNGVVFLIATEDHTMSIQQGRAVEQYLTASVSGQILDYIVTPNFRQGQWYEGINRGTSAIMEAVQGKFKPVEDTAPSGNGSAFKILIIAFVIFILLAIIFGNRGGGRGGGNNDDDDVIITRRGRRNYPGGFFPFPGSFGGGGFGGGSSGGGGGFGGFGGGGSFGGGGASGGW
- a CDS encoding TPM domain-containing protein — translated: MNRFLTNQQIDSLVETIQSAEQHSTGEIRVHIDSNTEAENAQTAFEVFKELCMNKTADRNAVLFHVNFEQKYLTIIGDIGIHEKVHQSYWDHLHDYIAAEFAKGNYYKALKSGILETGLELKKYFPVEGENPNQLSNEITFS
- a CDS encoding LemA family protein; this translates as MKNKGCLSAGTIGIALLIIVGVIFFWGKNGYNNFVSKEQNVNSKWSNIETVYQKRANLIPNLENTVKSYSKFEQETLTKVVEARSKATSINIDPTNMTEADLAKFQAAQGELSGALSRLMAVVESYPNLKADQQYINFQREYTAIENSIRTETVYYNDAAKDYNTTIKTFPNNILANFTNFKEKPFFKAEAGAEKAPEVFK
- a CDS encoding dihydrofolate reductase, coding for MTTIVVAMGEKNGIGFENKLLWHLPKDLKHFKDITSGHPVIMGRKTYESIGKPLPNRTNIVISRKKDWFEEGILIVGSIKEAVKFAKKIDENVFIIGGGNIYEQTMEIVDKLEVTLVKADLEADTFFPKIDLKIWKKTEETCHEKDEKNQYDFCFQTFERIENK
- a CDS encoding DUF2892 domain-containing protein translates to MNKYIKIVIAAVLILSGLYMMIFTRSLGWGVVVFLLAALPILLFFKNEYILLAFWQLRKQNMEKAAEWLKGITNYQSQLHKSQYGYFHYLLGLTQAQEHPAKVEPLMKKALEYGLNMKHDRAMATLNLAAAAISKGRKQEGQKLLEEAKRLDSAGMMTDQIKMMKDQLKMPSMQKHMHNPNMRQRGKFF
- a CDS encoding trimeric intracellular cation channel family protein; its protein translation is MHEQFNFAIEVLGTVSFAMSGSFAAMQKRLDPFGVLIIAFVTSVGGGTVRDLLLDIPVFWMHDLLTCALILGTSIFAMIFKSIEKNFKVTLFIFDSFGLGLFTIIGVQKGLNANIHPLICVALGTITGCFGGIIRDILLNRIPLIFRKEIYATACIVGGSAFLLMTKFIPLSYTFIQIFTILLIVAIRTLAVKYQWQMPKFYGYDQNSEM
- a CDS encoding four helix bundle protein, coding for MDYNQVFRERTKNFSILIIRSLSSLPYSDDISIIRKQIIRSATSVAANYRAVSRARSEKEKFAKICIVVEEIDETQLWLEIIEELNYLSSEKMVFLKSECEELVKVMTKYKFRLSQL
- the coaD gene encoding pantetheine-phosphate adenylyltransferase, with the translated sequence MKIAVFPGSFDPITLGHYDIIERAAPLFDKLIIAIGQNSQKKYMFPLEKRMEFIQNSVAEFPNVEVDYFEGLTVDYCFEKNAQYIIRGLRNPADFEFEKAIAHTNRTLAHKKLETVFLLTSSGKSFISSSIVREIINHGGEYELLVPDSVRVER